The following proteins come from a genomic window of Gossypium raimondii isolate GPD5lz chromosome 5, ASM2569854v1, whole genome shotgun sequence:
- the LOC105770434 gene encoding probable microtubule-binding protein TANGLED — protein sequence MRTSLKCKQESLRIKNSTPRKSPVGKFPSTAGGECRRISLPTMLVGETVGEILQANQFARQILAVVDNKTKNTSKDPKTPLTEHRKQRYQFLKSLMEKDDSKCGQNAVVERKTVLVPKSETIVHAIVTNVKTFDY from the exons ATGAGGACTAGTCTCAAATGCAAGCAAGAGTCCTTGAG GATAAAGAACTCTACTCCAAGGAAATCACCAGTTGGGAAGTTTCCATCCACTGCAGGAG GTGAATGTAGGAGAATATCATTACCAACAATGTTAGTAGGGGAAACAGTGGGTGAAATACTTCAAGCAAATCAATTTGCAAGACAGATCCTAGCTGTTGTTGATAACAAAACCAAGAATACTTCTAAGGATCCTAAAACTCCATTGACTGAACACAGGAAGCAaagatatcaatttttaaaG TCTCTGATGGAAAAGGATGATTCGAAATGCGGGCAGAATGCGGTGGTGGAGAGGAAAACCGTATTAGTCCCGAAAAGTGAGACCATAGTTCATGCAATTGTTACAAATGTTAAAACATTTGACTACTAA
- the LOC105770430 gene encoding uncharacterized protein LOC105770430 isoform X1 — MEDHADSSMLSNGLLVPVKRSIDDLEERHEISPKRTKMTDLNSVNFSEENNAQNSKSVKRRESRHQLQLSGEEVEVSQVTEVPLNFNFDGSLIERTNGEKLLAVVHPVSLSLDLNTEICTAINESSDINPECEENFDQLCSQESRCVSSNGIGLGLNVEDVSSSINHELIHQKHVKSLKTRDVSDCGSSLGLVGEKDSLRVWKEMKQNGFLSSSHGGLSMQSGLVSTSHGGRSVPKHCGRKSKNHTLKKKMELAKKEQVDRFTKIAGPSGLLNGLNPGIVNHVRNRKQVHSLIDALVKSEKLENLHPGSKQASHVQSGSKDDDGNKDQGSMDGEPPNVTSISNKARGYPVPMHKSISSIIEKISRDGDLSMLGPIGEDDTLTLKLSSSTKAFESAACSLSNEESANITSATSLSVKAATVASQWLELLQQDIKGRLSALQRSKKKVRAVVTTELPFLISKEFSSNQGGDPNVKRNAADGFSHDATAEMHRARWSAMFDRMDKALSEEEKQLEVWLNQINGMQLLCHQGLQHMHWNVLYNLPQQTVSGNNIRSGIGDSFDRELAVMAAAASIYSTCDFMLSKENVLQT, encoded by the exons ATGGAAGATCATGCTGATTCTTCCATGCTTTCTAATGGCTTG TTAGTGCCGGTAAAGAGGAGCATTGATGATTTGGAGGAAAGACATGAAATTTCACCTAAGAGAACCAAAATGACTGATCTTAATTCTGTCAATTTCTCTGAAG AAAACAATGCCCAAAATTCCAAATCTGTAAAAAGAAGAGAATCTAGACACCAATTGCAGTTAAGTGGAGAAGAGGTGGAGGTATCTCAAGTTACTGAGGTACCATTAAACTTCAACTTTGATGGTTCTCTAATTGAAAGAACTAATGGGGAAAAGTTGTTGGCAGTGGTCCATCCTGTCTCTCTTTCTCTTGATCTCAACACTGAGATTTGCACTGCTATCAATGAATCCTCTGATATCAATCCGGAATGCGAAGAAAACTTCGACCAATTGTGTTCACAAGAGAGTCGTTGTGTAAGCTCCAATGGAATTGGCTTGGGTTTGAATGTGGAAGATGTTTCTAGCTCGATAAACCACGaattaattcatcaaaaacatgtcAAGAGTTTGAAGACAAGGGATGTTTCTGACTGTGGAAGTTCTCTTGGTCTTGTGGGGGAGAAAGACTCATTGAGGGTTTGGAAAGAGATGAAGCAAAATGGTTTTCTTTCATCTTCTCATGGAGGTTTATCTATGCAAAGTGGTTTAGTGTCAACTTCTCATGGTGGAAGATCAGTGCCGAAGCATTGTGGGAGGAAAAGTAAGAATCATACGCTCAAGAAGAAGATGGAACTTGCAAAGAAAGAACAGGTTGACAGGTTCACAAAAATTGCTGGTCCAAGTGGACTGCTCAATGGATTAAACCCTGGGATTGTAAATCATGTTAGAAATAGAAAACAGGTCCATTCCTTAATAGATGCCTTAGTAAAGTCTGAAAAACTAGAAAATTTGCATCCCGGGAGCAAACAGGCAAGTCATGTCCAGAGTGGATCTAAAGATGACGATGGCAATAAGGATCAGGGAAGTATGGACGGTGAGCCTCCCAATGTTACATCTATAAGCAATAAAGCAAGAGGTTATCCAGTGCCAATGCATAAGTCAATTTCCtcaataatagaaaaaataagtaGAGATGGTGACTTAAGCATGTTAGGCCCAATCGGTGAGGATGATACACTCACATTGAAGTTGTCATCATCAACGAAGGCGTTTGAAAGTGCTGCTTGCTCTTTGTCTAATGAGGAATCAGCAAACATTACCAGTGCCACTTCTCTTTCAGTAAAAG CTGCAACTGTCGCATCTCAATGGTTGGAACTTCTTCAGCAAGATATTAAAGGGCGTCTTTCTG CACTGCAACGTAGCAAGAAAAAAGTAAGAGCTGTAGTTACTACAGAACTACCTTTTCTCATATCAAAAGAATTCTCCTCTAACCAAGGGGGTGATCCCAATGTCAAAAGAAATGCTGCTGATGGATTTTCCCATGATGCTACTGCTGAGATGCATAGAGCAAGATGGAGTGCAATGTTTGATCGGATGGATAAAGCTCTTTCTGAAGAAGAGAAACAACTA GAAGTTTGGTTGAACCAAATAAACGGGATGCAATTGCTTTGTCATCAGGGCTTGCAGCATATGCATTGGAATGTACTTTACAATTTACCACAACAAACAGTATCAGGAAACAACATCAG ATCAGGGATCGGGGATAGCTTTGACCGGGAATTGGCTGTAATGGCAGCTGCTGCTTCCATTTATTCAACGTGTGATTTCATGTTGTCGAAGGAGAATGTACTCCAAACCTAG
- the LOC105770430 gene encoding uncharacterized protein LOC105770430 isoform X2, which translates to MTDLNSVNFSEENNAQNSKSVKRRESRHQLQLSGEEVEVSQVTEVPLNFNFDGSLIERTNGEKLLAVVHPVSLSLDLNTEICTAINESSDINPECEENFDQLCSQESRCVSSNGIGLGLNVEDVSSSINHELIHQKHVKSLKTRDVSDCGSSLGLVGEKDSLRVWKEMKQNGFLSSSHGGLSMQSGLVSTSHGGRSVPKHCGRKSKNHTLKKKMELAKKEQVDRFTKIAGPSGLLNGLNPGIVNHVRNRKQVHSLIDALVKSEKLENLHPGSKQASHVQSGSKDDDGNKDQGSMDGEPPNVTSISNKARGYPVPMHKSISSIIEKISRDGDLSMLGPIGEDDTLTLKLSSSTKAFESAACSLSNEESANITSATSLSVKAATVASQWLELLQQDIKGRLSALQRSKKKVRAVVTTELPFLISKEFSSNQGGDPNVKRNAADGFSHDATAEMHRARWSAMFDRMDKALSEEEKQLEVWLNQINGMQLLCHQGLQHMHWNVLYNLPQQTVSGNNIRSGIGDSFDRELAVMAAAASIYSTCDFMLSKENVLQT; encoded by the exons ATGACTGATCTTAATTCTGTCAATTTCTCTGAAG AAAACAATGCCCAAAATTCCAAATCTGTAAAAAGAAGAGAATCTAGACACCAATTGCAGTTAAGTGGAGAAGAGGTGGAGGTATCTCAAGTTACTGAGGTACCATTAAACTTCAACTTTGATGGTTCTCTAATTGAAAGAACTAATGGGGAAAAGTTGTTGGCAGTGGTCCATCCTGTCTCTCTTTCTCTTGATCTCAACACTGAGATTTGCACTGCTATCAATGAATCCTCTGATATCAATCCGGAATGCGAAGAAAACTTCGACCAATTGTGTTCACAAGAGAGTCGTTGTGTAAGCTCCAATGGAATTGGCTTGGGTTTGAATGTGGAAGATGTTTCTAGCTCGATAAACCACGaattaattcatcaaaaacatgtcAAGAGTTTGAAGACAAGGGATGTTTCTGACTGTGGAAGTTCTCTTGGTCTTGTGGGGGAGAAAGACTCATTGAGGGTTTGGAAAGAGATGAAGCAAAATGGTTTTCTTTCATCTTCTCATGGAGGTTTATCTATGCAAAGTGGTTTAGTGTCAACTTCTCATGGTGGAAGATCAGTGCCGAAGCATTGTGGGAGGAAAAGTAAGAATCATACGCTCAAGAAGAAGATGGAACTTGCAAAGAAAGAACAGGTTGACAGGTTCACAAAAATTGCTGGTCCAAGTGGACTGCTCAATGGATTAAACCCTGGGATTGTAAATCATGTTAGAAATAGAAAACAGGTCCATTCCTTAATAGATGCCTTAGTAAAGTCTGAAAAACTAGAAAATTTGCATCCCGGGAGCAAACAGGCAAGTCATGTCCAGAGTGGATCTAAAGATGACGATGGCAATAAGGATCAGGGAAGTATGGACGGTGAGCCTCCCAATGTTACATCTATAAGCAATAAAGCAAGAGGTTATCCAGTGCCAATGCATAAGTCAATTTCCtcaataatagaaaaaataagtaGAGATGGTGACTTAAGCATGTTAGGCCCAATCGGTGAGGATGATACACTCACATTGAAGTTGTCATCATCAACGAAGGCGTTTGAAAGTGCTGCTTGCTCTTTGTCTAATGAGGAATCAGCAAACATTACCAGTGCCACTTCTCTTTCAGTAAAAG CTGCAACTGTCGCATCTCAATGGTTGGAACTTCTTCAGCAAGATATTAAAGGGCGTCTTTCTG CACTGCAACGTAGCAAGAAAAAAGTAAGAGCTGTAGTTACTACAGAACTACCTTTTCTCATATCAAAAGAATTCTCCTCTAACCAAGGGGGTGATCCCAATGTCAAAAGAAATGCTGCTGATGGATTTTCCCATGATGCTACTGCTGAGATGCATAGAGCAAGATGGAGTGCAATGTTTGATCGGATGGATAAAGCTCTTTCTGAAGAAGAGAAACAACTA GAAGTTTGGTTGAACCAAATAAACGGGATGCAATTGCTTTGTCATCAGGGCTTGCAGCATATGCATTGGAATGTACTTTACAATTTACCACAACAAACAGTATCAGGAAACAACATCAG ATCAGGGATCGGGGATAGCTTTGACCGGGAATTGGCTGTAATGGCAGCTGCTGCTTCCATTTATTCAACGTGTGATTTCATGTTGTCGAAGGAGAATGTACTCCAAACCTAG